The DNA segment CCAAATTCTTACCAGTCATCAGACCGGCCGACCATTTGATTAGATTATAAACGATAACAACTTATTAAAGCCCTTAATAGAGGTTAAGGCGTGATTGGACCGTCGTCAGGCCCACAAAAGGTAAAAGCCCACTACGAATAGTATAAATAGAGGTCTCAGGTATGTTTTGAGACCAGATTGCACACCCTGCATAATACATGCTCTAtaatgaccgttcggtcacttactgacttgagcgtcggagtgcctttggcAGGTACCCGCCCACCTGGCTTGGAGTGCGAGGAGGAAGAGCGAACAACTTGGAATGCTAGCAACCGCCCACCCTGTCTAGAGAAGGAGGAGGGAGAGCCAACTTGGAGTAAGAGAGGACAGCAGGAAACCGTTCGACCTCCTACACTAGGAAAACCGCCCAGTCTTCACAAACCGTCCGACCTTCAACACCACCAAGAACGCTCTAGCTTCGTCCATCCAGTCTTCGACACATGACACCATTTTACACCCAAaacaagtattattattattatatcctTTTTAGTTTGTGAatccatttcaaatataaagtggggcaaacattttttattttattttatttgcagaGGAGGCTGTTTCATagttttgtttctgtttttctttttctcttcttatatatttaactctttttctatATGTTTGACAGTTCAGCCAAATCCATGTACCCTTTTCATCttacactttctttttctcaattttctttcattctctttgTTTCTTCTTGTTTCACTTTGAAAGTAGatttttttgacaaataattattaaaaaaaaaatacaatactaataaaatacaagttttaaaacAGTGAATACTAtttttgatttcaaatttaaaaaaaaaattataaatcttatttttaataataaagtgttttatttttttattactatatgatgttaaacttaaaattacacttaaattttttatttatttattttaaaaagagatCATACATGTGTTGTAGGttgtttttatcataataatgattttaGCATTACTCATTTgacattatcatttttattatgagTGTTGATTGATGCATTATATCCGGTTAGCCGATCATTCGAGAAGAGGGTCGTCTAAACTGGTCGGTAATTCAATGATCGTGGACCGAGTAAGATGAATGTTATCGCTAATTAATACACTTAATGATCAAGAACATATATAtggtatttataggtgattgACAGTATATTGAACATAAGgcctataaatacaaaattaatatttaggtAAAGACCATCTTTTCTCAAATTGACATAAAAAGCTTGCTAAAACAATATTATGACGTTTATTCTGTCTTGAATGTGAAAGTGTTTTATGTAGGTAACCTACAGCTGAAATGAAAAGAAGtgcaaaaatgaaaagaagtgCAACGGTAGACTTGGATCCCATTTTACataaacaattgataataatttattaaaaaaaattgagtgaaTAACTTTATATATGAATTAGCAAGCAGGTATTTAtagaagaaatattaaattgaaaaacaaacttaCAATGACaagtgtaaataaaataatatttttttatttattaaagttatccATCACAATTAAGCTAATAAAacaatttgttaaattattgaTAGAAATGGTTTGACAACCTTGGAACAGCAACAGCAAACAAAGGTTTAGCCTTGGGCATAGTCATTCCATAAACTTCTGTAGTATCAATCTCTTGAGGGTTCAAACCATCGGGTGGGGTCCACTGAAAGCAGTGAAAGAGTCTAGCCAAAGCCATCAAAACCAAATTCACCCCAAGCGGTGCACCAGGGCACTTGCGTTTTCCAGCACTGAAAGGCAGAATCTTGAAGTCAACGCCATGACTAATCTCAACCCTACCGCCGTTACTGGGCCAGTGTCTCTCGGGCCTGAACTCCTCCACGTTGTCCCAAATCTCCGTGTTGCGGCCCAGCCCATGAGTGTTGATGAACACACGTGTCTTGGCGGGGATGTGGTAGCCGTTGATGGTGGTGGCCCGGAGAGACTCGTGCGGAATGAGGAAGGGCCCCGCCGGGTGCATGCGGAAGGTTTCTCGTACGACGCAGCGCAGGTAATTAAGGTGCGCCAAGTCCGATTCTAACACCATTCTGTTTCGCCCAACTACTGTGTCCAGTTCTTGTTGGACTTTTTCGAGGATGTCTGGGTGTTTTATTACCTCTGCCATCGCCCATTCGTTAGTTACCGCTGAAGTGTCTGTTGCTGCAGCTATCATGTCCTAAACAATTTTTCCaatcattatcatttttttaatttattcaacacctagaaagttatatatttaaaaaataataataatttgtctaaaattaataataataattataaatattactataGATTAATGACACGGTAACACgtgaataattattatatataatatttttttattataagataCCTGAATTAAGGCTTTGATTTCTACATCATCCATGTGCTCTTTTCCATCTTGACCTGGTAAAGAGAGTAAAACATCAACAAAATCCATATCTCCATCACCTTCTTCCGTTTTCATCTTCTTACATTCCCTTGCCTTTCTATGCTCTTCAATAATCTTGGAATGAAAATCATCCACTCTTTTTTCCACTTCcctcattttcttttcacatcCATAAGGATCAATCCACCTCCACATTGGCAAGTAGTCACCCAAAAATATCACACCCAACAACCAAAACAACTCATGGGTTATGTGCATGAACTCCATAGCCTCTTGTGGGCCTGAAGATTTGGACCCAAAATATTGTTTACCCAACAACATTCTAGTCACATTGTTCATTGAGAAAGCACCCAAAACCTCCCTCAAGTTAATGGGCCTTCCATCTTGGGCCCGGTCCATAACATCCTTGACAAGGTGTTGGGCTTCCTCCAAACGGTGTTTTGAGAAGGACTCAAGCCTCTTTGTTGTTAACAAGTGTTCCATGCAAATTCTTCTCATGCGCTTCCAATGAGGGCTCATAGGGGCCAATGCAACATCACCACACCCATATGCTAAATGAACTGCTGCAAGAGTGTGTGGTCGAGAGGCAAAAACATCATCTTGGGAAACAAGAATTTCATGTATAATCTTAGGATCATTGGTGGTGATGGCATCAATGTTGCCCAATTTTAGGTACACTAAGGGTCCATATTTCTCACACAAAGATGCCAAGTCTCTATGTGGAAGTTGACCCAATTGGAGGAGGTTCCCCACGATGGGCCACTTTGGTGGGCCTGGAGGAAGCCCGTTGCTCTTGTCAGAAGATAGAGACTTTCTCATAAGCCAATGTCTAATGATTTTAGAGGCTAATGCAGCTAGAAGTAGGGCTGAGATAAACGTTGCCAAAACCATTTTCTAAGTGCTTTATCTAAAACAAAGGCtttatcaaagaaaacaaatttgtttCAAGCACACCCTTTTGTTTCAATGATCATGAGAtgcattttataaatattgaattgaATGGTTGCCCTGTTTTCAGTTATGATTTgaagttttttatatataatatttaagatgATGAAAGTAGTTATCTTTTAATGTTAAGGTAGTTCAATAGTTCACAATCTTTATGTGTTATTGTATTCTTGGTTGTTGTTTTATCTTATTGATTTCTTGTTGAGAACTCGGTTTTTTTAAGGTGAAAGAGAGATATATGTTGGTTAGGACATCATGTGCATGATGGTTGTGTTATAAGTTTCTTTCTTTGTTAAAGACATAAATTTTGCATTTCTCCTACTTCAACTTTTTTGAATCATTACATATGGATGATCTCCATTTGGTAATTTTGATATTCATACATGTTTAACTGAAATTCTCAAGCTACACACAGAACGCACATGCATATCTTTCTCTATTTAAAAGGGAAAAGAGAATGTTGAAGTTGATGACAATGAATATGAGTTCTATTCAAAATGTACACAAACATGTATtctatacaaaatttaaaaataaatattatacttgAAAATACAACATATATTGAAACCAATTAGGAGTGATGCATAAACTCGACTTCTTAatacttagaaaaaaaaaattaaaatcaacaagAGCATCCATGTTTCTAAATGTAActtatctatataaataatttctttaaatttttttattcattttcatcagaaaacatattaaaactattttattttaatcaatacaTGGTTTCAACATAATCCTATTTTCTTAACCTATTacttttcttcctcaattttatttacattctcCAAATTACTAATTCGACCAATAACTTACCatatcaaaaacattttttgttatttatttatttattattatttttttaaatagagtcACATAAAAGAGAATATGcgattattatatatatatatatatatatatatatatatattatacaattatttattttatcatataataaaaatattttaatttaatagaaagAATAGCAGTTCTATTCAAAAATAACaccaagaaaaatatatatttttagatactACTGGTACTATGTTcgctttttttttatgatgataaaaattaataaaattataattattaaaataaatataaatattttttataatttttttatagatagtttttatttattttgtatgtaatatattattataaatattaattttagtttaaatatggttcaacttttaaaatatgttaaaaaaaagttaaatttaaaaaaagtgacaagaaagattaaaattgataaattattacTTGATAAAGGGTAAATTTGAAAAAAGGTGTATATACCAAAATGagaaattatcttaaaataaaccACAATGACAATGAAATggtaaaaatgtttaaaaataatgaataattaattaaattacttaaaaacgatataaatttttagaattacATAAACACATAAATGTTAATGAAATggtaaaaatgtttaaaactattttattttaatcatggtttcaatgaatataatatgttgtattttatccattatactatttttttaacttattacttttcttcctcaattttatttacattctcTGTATTATtaattaggttaaatatgtttttagtttctcaaCTAAAAGTAATTGATCTGTATTATAGTTAactgtattatattattaaaagaaactgATATactttcactaaaagttaaatatactattttatgtttcagtttttaaaaattgtacttATAACACGGTTCAGTTAAGTGTGAGAAAGAATTGTATctattctttccttttctctagTTCCTATTCAACTGTTTCGTCTtactaaaatttttatattatttttatcaataaacatatattactttttaaataatattattttaagtaataaaagtaaaatatatttttttaaaatttaattttattaaatgattaagtaatagaaatcataaaagaaaaaaaatactatataaaaactaatactttaaatatattatattctttaacatattattaaataattatattgtaaattataaataaaataactcatttgcaaataaataaaagtaatgtcctaaatatgttaaaatttatttttctctaaaaatatttttttatgactaaTTGTGTAATTTTGATGATTACTTCATTTaaggtttgaattttttgtatctgattataaaaaaagaacatCTCGCATCCGTTttggaaacatttttttatagtttaattggtaataatattttagttattttgttccatagttttacaaatataatgtccaacttaacaaattaattactcCTGTACCAAgcctatataataataatgtatacACTGATTAGtaactttatataaaatattacacaaCTTTACAACTTGAATCATAACAGTTTCAGCAAAATAATATAGatgtaatttataatataatatatctcatcctagcatttataatattattttcttgaagaataattattaatcaattccactaaaaaaacaaattattatagaaatataaataaaatagaaaataatatcaaataattaaaaaaattaatttgtaagacacttatcagtaaaataaaataaatattaaaataaatttcaattaaaaagaacatgtattgttatattattcactttaaaaactagtacaattcagtttaaaattagtatagttagtagttaagttcagtttatattgtagtttagtacaatttagtatagttcagttcagtccagtttgataaaacaaaaaacagttcagttcagtttgtctgaactgttttacagttcagtttagacaaattagtttttagttcagtataGATTTTAGTAGTATAGTACAGTTCAATTTTATTTGGCCACCCCTACCAACTATCATGCGATTGTAgatttagtctctctttcaaactttggTACATTTTGATCCTTGTCCTTAaggaaactataatttttcatcttccaaAACTAACGCCGTTAAAATTAGGCTGAGGTGGCTAACGGTGTAccacatcatttttttttgtttggaacTGAGTAAACTCTGTCTATTTTTTTTCGCAGAAGGTTTGACAAATCGGGTGGTGATGAGTTGTGCACTGCGTTTGttatgagaaaaatgaaattgtatttcttattttatgataaggagagagtacactggatatatatatatatatatatatatatatatatatatatatatatattgttgttgtttagaACAATATGAAAATGGAATATAAgtatcaaaacaaaatataaatatatgaacataaatgcacatatATGAACGGGAAATAAATGAAATCCAATATCCCCCTCAAACTAcagcatatatatccttaatactcagcttggacaacaaagattgaaattgtgcttgatgcaaagctttagtatgaatgtctgcaagttgtgctgaagtagaaataggctgaagcttaattacaccagcttgaactttatcccttatgaaatgataatcaatttcaatatgctttgtcctctcatgcatggcTGGATTCTATGCAATTTGTATAACATATTGATTGTCAAAAAACAGAGGAACTGGTTGTGCTAGAGgctgtttcaaatcatggagcaaatacataagccattgaatttcacatgttgtggaaGCTAAGGCTCCAGATTCTGCTTcagttgatgatctagatataATACCTTTCTTCTTGGATTTCCAACTGATTA comes from the Vigna radiata var. radiata cultivar VC1973A chromosome 2, Vradiata_ver6, whole genome shotgun sequence genome and includes:
- the LOC106752700 gene encoding cytochrome P450 703A2, whose amino-acid sequence is MVLATFISALLLAALASKIIRHWLMRKSLSSDKSNGLPPGPPKWPIVGNLLQLGQLPHRDLASLCEKYGPLVYLKLGNIDAITTNDPKIIHEILVSQDDVFASRPHTLAAVHLAYGCGDVALAPMSPHWKRMRRICMEHLLTTKRLESFSKHRLEEAQHLVKDVMDRAQDGRPINLREVLGAFSMNNVTRMLLGKQYFGSKSSGPQEAMEFMHITHELFWLLGVIFLGDYLPMWRWIDPYGCEKKMREVEKRVDDFHSKIIEEHRKARECKKMKTEEGDGDMDFVDVLLSLPGQDGKEHMDDVEIKALIQDMIAAATDTSAVTNEWAMAEVIKHPDILEKVQQELDTVVGRNRMVLESDLAHLNYLRCVVRETFRMHPAGPFLIPHESLRATTINGYHIPAKTRVFINTHGLGRNTEIWDNVEEFRPERHWPSNGGRVEISHGVDFKILPFSAGKRKCPGAPLGVNLVLMALARLFHCFQWTPPDGLNPQEIDTTEVYGMTMPKAKPLFAVAVPRLSNHFYQ